The following are encoded together in the Peromyscus leucopus breed LL Stock chromosome 1, UCI_PerLeu_2.1, whole genome shotgun sequence genome:
- the LOC114710904 gene encoding vomeronasal type-1 receptor 4-like — translation MNIWNLEIRIIFLSQTILGILGNLSLMFYYLVLYYRECTLKPTDLILMHLMTANALVILSVGVPQTMAVWGMKHFLKGFGCELLLYIQGFARSVSIGTTCLLSVFQAMTISPRKSCWNDHKVKAAKYIDSHISLLWVFYMLIRFIFFMYTFIKMNIKNMTRNRDFEYCSTVRWDEIIISLYAALVMCPEFFFTVLITWSSTSMIIILYRHKQRVQHIRSSHGSSRNSPESRATQNILVLVCIFLAFYTLSTILRGYIALLNKQNWWLVNISHLTSLCFPCFVPFVHMRHHSIFSISSVVWLRKFFS, via the coding sequence ATGAACATCTGGAATCTGGAAATCAGAATCATTTTCTTATCACAAACAATcctgggaattctgggaaatctCTCTCTTATGTTCTACTATTTAGTCCTTTATTACAGAGAATGCACTTTAAAGCCCACAGATTTGATTCTCATGCACCTAATGACAGCCAATGCCTTGGTAATTCTCTCTGTAGGAGTGCCTCAAACAATGGCAGTTTGGGGAATGAAGCACTTCTTGAAAGGTTTTGGATGTGAGCTCCTACTGTATATTCAAGGATTTGCTCGAAGTGTGTCCATTGGCaccacctgcctcttgagtgtctTCCAGGCCATGACCATCAGTCCCAGGAAATCCTGTTGGAATGATCATAAAGTCAAAGCTGCAAAGTACATTGACTCCCATATTTCCCTACTCTgggtcttctacatgttgatacgtttcattttctttatgtacaCATTTATCAAAATGAATATCAAAAACATGACAAGAAATCGAGATTTTGAATATTGCTCTACTGTAAGGTGGGATGAAATCATTATTTCACTCTATGCAGCATTAGTGATGTGCCCTGAGTTCTTTTTTACTGTGCTCATCACCTGGTCCAGCACCTCCATGATTATCATTTTGTATAGACACAAACAGAGGGTTCAACACATCCGCAGTTCTCACGGTTCCAGTAGAAACTCTCCTGAGTCCAGAGCCACCCAAAACATCCTGGTCCTGGTGTGTATTTTTCTGGCTTTTTATACTCTCTCCACCATCTTGCGAGGCTACATTGCTCTTTTGAATAAGCAAAACTGGTGGCTGGTGAACATCTCTCACCTTACTTCTCTTTGTTTTCCCTGTTTTGTACCCTTTGTTCATATGAGACATCACTCAATATTTTCCATATCCAGTGTGGTATGGTTAAGAAAATTTTTCtcctaa